A portion of the Cetobacterium ceti genome contains these proteins:
- the dut gene encoding dUTP diphosphatase, whose protein sequence is MEKVKVKIIRLDGAKDPQYMTPGAAGMDIHAYIEEAITLQPLERKIIGTGLELEFPIGYEIQVRPRSGLSANYGLTVLNSPGTIDSDYRGELKVLLVNLSNEAYTIEPGERVAQIVLAKYEQIVLESAKKFNKTERGNGSFGHTGS, encoded by the coding sequence ATGGAAAAAGTTAAAGTAAAAATTATTAGATTAGATGGGGCGAAAGATCCTCAATATATGACACCAGGAGCAGCTGGAATGGATATACATGCATACATTGAAGAAGCAATTACTCTTCAACCTTTAGAAAGAAAAATAATTGGAACAGGATTAGAATTAGAATTTCCTATTGGATATGAAATACAAGTAAGACCTAGAAGTGGCTTATCTGCTAATTATGGATTAACAGTTTTAAATAGTCCAGGAACAATTGATTCAGATTATAGAGGAGAATTAAAAGTTTTATTAGTAAATTTGAGTAATGAAGCTTATACAATTGAACCAGGAGAAAGGGTTGCTCAAATTGTTTTAGCTAAATATGAACAGATAGTTTTAGAAAGTGCAAAGAAATTTAATAAGACAGAAAGAGGAAATGGCTCTTTCGGTCATACAGGTTCATAG
- a CDS encoding YbhB/YbcL family Raf kinase inhibitor-like protein — MNTFKLTSPGINHGYIDNKYGKHGVENIEGMPSLSIPLHWENIPQGTKSFALIMQDYDAIPVCGFSWIHWITIIPGTYTSLSEGASQKDSNLIQGTNSWSSALGNLNRGSASYFGGPAPPDKEHTYEFTLYALDIDLKLEKSFHLNELLKSIKGHILGEAFLEGLYPSSL; from the coding sequence ATGAATACTTTTAAACTTACAAGTCCTGGTATTAATCATGGATATATTGATAATAAATACGGAAAACATGGAGTTGAAAATATTGAAGGAATGCCTTCTCTATCTATTCCTTTACACTGGGAAAATATTCCCCAAGGAACTAAATCATTTGCTTTAATTATGCAAGATTACGATGCTATTCCTGTTTGTGGTTTTTCTTGGATACATTGGATTACAATAATTCCAGGAACTTATACATCTTTATCTGAAGGAGCGAGTCAAAAAGATTCCAATTTAATCCAAGGAACAAATAGTTGGAGCTCTGCTTTAGGCAATTTAAATAGAGGAAGTGCTTCATATTTTGGAGGTCCTGCTCCACCTGATAAAGAACATACATATGAGTTTACTCTTTACGCTTTAGATATAGATTTAAAATTAGAAAAAAGTTTTCATTTAAATGAACTTTTAAAATCTATCAAAGGTCATATTTTAGGAGAAGCGTTTTTAGAAGGACTTTATCCTAGTTCTTTATAA
- a CDS encoding amino acid permease — MSTNVKKLNWRTLAMMGFTIVWGFGNVVNNYANQGLTVVVSWILILSLYFLPYALMVGEMGSVFDHKAGGVSSWIDSTYGPMIAYLAGWTYWVVHIPYLAQKPQNVLVALSWVFFQNGDMIKSFDPLLLQSIVLVIFLIFLWLSSKGINSLKKVGSLAGTSMFFMGILYILLTVAAPSLVGARSATTVWNIHTFLPKFDFKYFTTISMLIFAVGGSEKISPYVNDLEHPEKNFSKGMIALAAMVGMSALLGSFAMGIMFNSTNIPSDLKMNGQYYAFKLLGEYYGVGNALMILYAVANALGQVAAIMFSIDAPLKILIGNGDTNYIPKSFTKVNKFGAPINGYKLTGILVGILIIIPAIGIGNMNSLYNWLLDLNSIVMPLRYLWVFVAYIGLRGFMKNRKLTENATYKFIKNDKIATLVGIWCFVFTAFACSMGVFPKGIQMFTSEWFFQLALNILTPIVLVGLGFIFPKIARKTNK; from the coding sequence ATGAGCACAAATGTAAAGAAATTAAATTGGCGTACTCTTGCCATGATGGGATTTACAATAGTTTGGGGTTTTGGAAATGTAGTTAATAACTATGCCAACCAAGGACTTACTGTTGTAGTTTCTTGGATTCTTATTTTATCTTTATACTTTTTACCATATGCTCTTATGGTAGGAGAAATGGGATCCGTATTTGATCACAAAGCTGGAGGTGTTTCAAGTTGGATCGACTCAACATATGGTCCTATGATAGCTTACTTGGCTGGATGGACATACTGGGTTGTCCATATTCCATACTTAGCACAAAAACCACAAAATGTTTTAGTTGCACTAAGCTGGGTGTTCTTCCAAAATGGAGATATGATTAAATCATTTGATCCTTTACTTTTACAAAGTATTGTTTTAGTTATATTTTTAATTTTTCTATGGTTATCATCTAAAGGAATTAACTCTTTAAAAAAAGTTGGTTCTCTTGCAGGAACATCTATGTTCTTTATGGGAATTTTATATATTTTATTAACAGTTGCTGCTCCATCTCTTGTAGGTGCTAGATCTGCAACAACAGTTTGGAATATTCATACATTTTTACCAAAATTTGATTTTAAGTATTTCACAACAATATCAATGTTAATTTTTGCTGTTGGTGGTTCTGAAAAAATTTCTCCATATGTAAATGACTTAGAACATCCTGAGAAAAATTTTTCAAAAGGTATGATTGCTCTTGCAGCTATGGTTGGAATGTCTGCCTTACTAGGTTCCTTTGCAATGGGAATAATGTTTAATAGTACAAATATTCCTTCAGATTTAAAAATGAATGGACAATATTATGCCTTTAAATTATTAGGCGAATATTATGGTGTTGGAAATGCCTTAATGATTCTTTATGCTGTAGCTAATGCTTTAGGTCAAGTCGCTGCAATAATGTTTTCTATTGATGCTCCTTTAAAAATATTAATTGGAAATGGAGATACAAATTATATTCCTAAATCATTTACAAAAGTTAATAAATTTGGAGCTCCTATCAATGGATATAAACTTACTGGTATTTTAGTTGGTATTCTTATAATAATTCCTGCTATTGGAATTGGAAATATGAATAGTTTATATAACTGGCTATTAGATTTAAATTCAATTGTTATGCCTTTAAGATATCTATGGGTTTTTGTTGCATATATTGGTTTAAGAGGATTTATGAAAAATAGAAAATTAACTGAAAATGCGACTTATAAATTTATAAAAAATGATAAAATTGCTACTTTAGTTGGAATTTGGTGTTTTGTCTTTACTGCTTTTGCTTGTTCTATGGGTGTTTTCCCGAAAGGTATACAAATGTTTACTTCTGAATGGTTTTTCCAATTAGCATTAAATATTTTAACACCGATTGTATTAGTAGGATTAGGATTTATTTTCCCTAAAATTGCTAGAAAAACAAATAAATAA
- the pabB gene encoding aminodeoxychorismate synthase component I — translation MVIKEFKLNVNPIEIFNNFIDDDMCIFLDSQKDEKKLGRYSIIGSNPFMKIKSKNGKVEIFKDNEWREEKGSSFEILEKYLRKFKIENKTNLPFIGGALGYFSYDLFHEIENISLDQVDDIKIPDMYFGIYNECILIDNLEKKIYIIVQEFLDNFEERLKKLEKKAFKIKKVLNEIKKDIKVEFKINMTKEKYIKSIEKIKENIRMGNVYQINFTQRFQCNLNKSPYTLFNRLRKTNKAPFGAYLDYKDFVIVSSSPERFIRINGNKIDTRPIKGTIGRGKNIEEDKQNKNILINSKKDQSELLMIVDLERNDLGKISETGSVKVKDLFYIEEYATVFQQIANVEGILKKNIGLREILNSTFPGGSITGAPKISAMKLIGNLEKTTRNIYTGSIGYLSFCGNMDSSIVIRTVLCKDNQGYYQVGGGIVWDSNSESEYEESLIKGKALKEALEWED, via the coding sequence GTGGTAATAAAAGAGTTTAAGTTAAATGTGAACCCAATAGAAATTTTTAATAATTTTATAGATGATGATATGTGTATATTTTTAGATAGTCAAAAAGATGAGAAAAAATTAGGACGATATTCTATTATTGGAAGTAACCCTTTTATGAAAATAAAAAGTAAAAATGGTAAAGTTGAAATATTTAAAGATAATGAATGGAGAGAGGAAAAGGGAAGTTCCTTTGAAATTTTAGAAAAATATTTGAGAAAATTTAAAATAGAAAATAAAACTAATTTACCTTTTATAGGAGGAGCTTTAGGATATTTTTCTTATGATTTATTTCATGAAATTGAAAATATTTCTTTAGATCAAGTTGATGATATAAAAATTCCAGATATGTATTTTGGTATATACAATGAATGTATATTAATTGATAATTTAGAAAAAAAGATTTATATAATTGTACAAGAGTTTTTAGATAATTTTGAAGAGAGATTAAAAAAATTAGAAAAAAAAGCCTTTAAAATAAAAAAAGTTTTAAATGAAATAAAAAAAGATATAAAAGTTGAGTTTAAAATTAATATGACTAAGGAAAAATATATAAAGTCTATAGAAAAAATTAAAGAAAATATTAGAATGGGAAATGTATATCAAATTAATTTTACTCAGAGATTTCAATGTAATTTAAATAAAAGTCCTTATACATTATTTAATAGATTAAGAAAGACGAATAAAGCACCTTTTGGAGCTTATTTAGACTATAAAGATTTTGTGATTGTTTCTTCTTCTCCAGAGAGATTTATAAGAATAAATGGAAATAAAATTGATACACGACCGATAAAAGGAACCATTGGAAGAGGAAAAAATATAGAAGAGGATAAACAAAATAAAAATATATTAATTAATAGTAAAAAAGATCAATCTGAATTATTAATGATTGTTGATTTAGAAAGAAATGATTTAGGTAAAATTTCTGAAACAGGCTCAGTGAAAGTAAAAGATTTATTTTATATAGAGGAATATGCAACAGTTTTTCAACAAATAGCTAATGTTGAAGGAATTTTAAAGAAAAATATAGGTTTAAGAGAAATATTAAATAGTACTTTTCCAGGGGGATCGATAACAGGAGCTCCTAAAATTAGTGCTATGAAATTAATTGGAAATTTAGAAAAAACGACTAGAAATATTTATACAGGATCTATAGGATATTTATCTTTTTGTGGAAATATGGATTCAAGTATAGTAATAAGAACTGTTTTATGTAAAGATAATCAAGGATATTATCAAGTGGGTGGTGGAATTGTTTGGGATTCTAATAGTGAAAGCGAATATGAGGAAAGTTTGATAAAAGGAAAGGCGCTGAAAGAGGCTTTAGAATGGGAAGATTAG
- a CDS encoding aminotransferase class IV has product MGRLENTEGFFYGYGIFETLKIINKEIFNSKNHYIRLKKSAEELDIKFILTYEKFLEICLNEIDKYNENLYVLKFILIKNGDNSQYFFYKREYKYNEEIYIKGFNLRISSIKKNETSKVVYYKTLNYLENILELKNSKNLGFDECIFLNTKGYVTEGATSNIFIVKNKIIYTPKISDGILEGTMRTLIIKKCMEKNIKIIEKSLSLEEVLNGDEVFLSNSLMGILKVNSIENKKFTSKFIENLKKIINL; this is encoded by the coding sequence ATGGGAAGATTAGAAAATACAGAAGGATTTTTTTATGGCTATGGAATTTTTGAAACTTTAAAAATTATAAATAAAGAAATTTTTAATAGTAAAAATCATTATATAAGATTAAAAAAATCTGCTGAGGAATTAGATATAAAATTTATATTAACTTATGAAAAATTTTTAGAAATTTGTTTAAATGAAATTGATAAATATAATGAAAATTTATACGTTCTAAAATTTATTTTAATTAAAAATGGAGATAATTCACAGTATTTTTTTTATAAAAGAGAATATAAATATAATGAAGAAATATATATAAAAGGATTTAATTTAAGAATAAGTTCTATAAAAAAGAATGAAACGTCAAAAGTAGTTTATTATAAAACGTTAAATTATTTAGAAAATATTTTAGAATTAAAAAATAGTAAAAATTTAGGGTTTGATGAATGTATATTTTTAAATACTAAGGGATATGTTACAGAAGGTGCTACAAGTAATATTTTTATTGTAAAAAATAAAATTATTTATACACCAAAAATTTCAGATGGAATTCTAGAAGGAACAATGAGAACATTAATAATTAAAAAGTGTATGGAAAAAAACATAAAAATTATTGAGAAAAGTTTAAGTTTAGAAGAGGTTTTAAATGGAGATGAAGTTTTTTTAAGTAATTCTTTAATGGGAATTTTAAAGGTAAACTCCATAGAAAATAAAAAGTTTACCTCTAAATTTATTGAAAATTTAAAAAAAATAATTAATTTATAA
- a CDS encoding anthranilate synthase component II — MILMIDNFDSFTYNLVQYLEMLNENVIVKRNNEIKIEEIEKLNPEFIVISPGPGSPREAGITLDVIKYFKGKIPILGICLGHQSIGEIFGGKVIKAKEPIHGKVYPITHNNKGVFKNLKNPLNVTRYHSLIIERESLPEELEITGETENGEIMGIKHKKYLIEGVQFHPEAILTECGLEILNNFLEEARSGNKRV, encoded by the coding sequence ATGATTTTAATGATAGATAATTTTGATTCATTTACTTATAATTTAGTTCAGTATTTAGAAATGCTAAATGAAAATGTTATAGTAAAAAGAAATAATGAAATTAAAATAGAAGAGATAGAAAAATTAAATCCAGAATTTATAGTTATTTCGCCGGGACCAGGTAGTCCTAGGGAAGCTGGAATTACATTGGATGTAATAAAATATTTTAAGGGAAAAATTCCAATTTTAGGAATTTGTTTAGGTCATCAATCTATAGGAGAGATTTTTGGTGGAAAGGTTATAAAAGCAAAGGAACCTATTCACGGAAAAGTTTATCCAATTACTCACAATAACAAAGGAGTTTTTAAGAATTTAAAAAATCCTTTAAATGTAACAAGATATCACTCTTTGATTATTGAAAGAGAAAGCTTACCTGAGGAGTTAGAAATAACAGGAGAAACAGAAAATGGTGAAATAATGGGAATTAAACATAAAAAATATCTAATAGAAGGTGTTCAATTTCATCCTGAAGCTATTTTAACAGAATGTGGATTGGAAATATTAAATAACTTTTTAGAGGAGGCTAGAAGTGGTAATAAAAGAGTTTAA